The Cottoperca gobio chromosome 22, fCotGob3.1, whole genome shotgun sequence genome contains a region encoding:
- the dicer1 gene encoding endoribonuclease Dicer gives MAGLQLVTPATSPMGPFFGLPWQQEAIHDNIYTPRKYQVELLEAAIEHNTIVCLNTGSGKTFIAVLLTKELSHQIRGHYHENAKRTVFLVNTALTVVQQAAAVRTHSDLQVGEYTDVEQTSAWTDQRWSREILQNQVLVMTCHIFLHILRKKILPLSKINLVVFDDCHLAITDHPYCEIMKLFEGCSCCPRVLGLTASILNGKCDPSELEQKIQNLERILKSNAETATDLVVLDRYASQPREVVLDCGPYMDKSGLSSSLQVELDEAIHFLNDCNICVAREDRDPTFISKQVLSDCRAVLQVLGPWCADKAAGIMVRELQKYIKHEQEELTRKFLLFTDTILRKVHALCEEHFSPASLDLKFVTPKVLRLLEILHEYKPFERQQFESVEWYNNRNQDNYVSWSDSEDEDEDEEVEVKERPEANFPSPFTNILCGIIFVERRYTAVVLNRLIKEAGKQDPELAYISSNFITGHSIGKNQPRNKQMEVEFRKQEEVLRKFRAHETNLLIATSIVEEGVDIPKCNLVVRFDLPTEYRSYVQSKGRARAPVSNYIMLADRERTQTFEEDLTTYKAIEKILRNKCSKSVEASEYEVEQVLDDDNILPPYVLRSEDGGPRVTINTAIGHINRYCARLPSDPFTHLAPKCKTAEKQGERFQSTLYLPINSPLRVPLKGPSMICARLAEKAVALLCCEKLHKIGELDDHLMPVGKETVKYEEELDLHDEEETSVPGRPGSTKRRQCYPKAIPECLRDSYAVPEQTYYLYVIGMGLTTPLPDELNFRRRKLYPPEDTTRCFGILTAKPIPRIPHFPVYTRSGEVTISIELQKSGFTLSTAHLDLITRLHQYIFSHILRLEKPALEFKPTLADSAYCVLPLNVVEDSNTLDMDFKFMEDIEKSEARTGIPTTQYTKQNPFTFKLEDYQDAVIIPRYRNFDQPHRFYVADVYTDLTPLSKFPSPEYETFAEYYKTKYNLDLSNLNQPLLDVDHTSSRLNLLTPRHLNQKGKALPLSSAEKRKAKWESLQNKQILVPELCAIHPIPASLWRKAVCLPSILYRLHCLLTAEELRAQTASEAGVGAQTLPPDFRYPNLDFGWKRSIDSKTFISCTDSCSEDEDGPCQHQETVSPDPNSLLCPSSPEQEPLMDLEPGEAACTKNLTNGTARVTNCDGDGHRDEHLHQHDNCQRCEPSSPGLQSPESIQSTTSVPVQPSPSLKKPSSSPPQPSDECTPGRTSDHANKATSICSQEAPTAPSPDPHRAEARDSPKSLGPNPGLILQALTLSNASDGFNLERLEMLGDSFLKHAITTYLFCTYPDAHEGRLSYMRSKKVSNCNLYRLGKKKGLPSRMVVSIFDPPVNWLPPGYVVNQDKSSTDILDSEEAKEELLANGQSGNDFDEDEEECEEVDEEVDEEGELILKEEPKDEVNMEDDLEYYKEHIKFIDNMLLGSGAFGKKISLSSFPPSLTPASTSTSSPPVESPHEWKAPKKPLQPTTAHCPPEPAPSGPSAEEFDYSSWDAMCYLDPSKAGEEDDFVVGFWDPSEENCGTELGKQSISYDLHTEQCIADKSIADCVEALLGCYLTSCGERAAQMFLCSLGLKVLPLERGTLTGALVQSCHITTIDLCYGWLKIPPRCLLDHPDAEPTLNHLISGFENFERKINYTFQNKAYLLQAFTHASYHYNTITDCYQRLEFLGDAILDYLITKHLYEDPRQHSPGVLTDLRSALVNNTIFASLAVKYDYHKYFKAISPELFHVIDDFVQFQLEKNEMQGMDSELRRSEEDEEKEEDIEVPKAMGDIFESLAGAIYMDSRMSLETVWQVYYPMMRPLIEKFSANVPRSPVRELLEMEPETAKFSPAERTYDGKVRVTVEVVGKGKFKGVGRSYRIAKSAAARRALRSLKANQPQVQSN, from the exons ATGGCAGGCCTACAGCTTGTCACCCCTGCCACTTCACCCATGGGGCCTTTCTTTGGTCTGCCATGGCAACAGGAGGCTATCCATGATAACATCTATACACCGAGGAAATATCAG GTAGAACTTCTTGAAGCAGCTATTGAACATAATACGATCGTCTGCTTGAATACTGGCTCAGGGAAGACCTTTATTGCAGTACTTCTAACAAAAGAGCTCTCCCACCAAATCCGTGGACATTACCACGAAAATGCGAAGAGGACCGTTTTTCTGGTGAACACAG CTCTGACTGTAGTTCAGCAAGCGGCTGCGGTCAGGACTCACTCTGACCTCCAAGTGGGAGAGTACACAGATGTGGAGCAGACCTCAGCGTGGACTGACCAACGGTGGAGTCGAGAGATACTCCAGAATCAG GTGCTGGTCATGACTTGCCACATATTCCTGCATATTCTGAGGAAAAAAATCTTACCGTTGTCTAAAATCAACTTAGTGGTTTTTGATGATTGCCACCTGGCCATCACAGACCACCCTTACTGTGAGATAATGAAG CTGTTTGAGGGCTGCTCGTGCTGTCCTCGTGTCCTGGGTCTCACAGCCTCCATTCTGAATGGAAAGTGTGACCCATCAGAGCTGGAACAGAAGATCCAGAATCTGGAGAGGATTCTGAAGAGCAACGCTGAGACTGCCACTGACCTTGTAGTCCTGGACAG ATACGCCTCTCAGCCCAGAGAAGTGGTGCTGGACTGTGGCCCCTACATGGATAAGAGTGGTCTCTCTTCCAGTCTGCAGGTGGAGCTGGATGAAGCAATCCACTTCCTGAACGACTGCAACATTTGTGTTGCCAGAGAGGACCGTGATCCCACATTCATCTCCAAACAG GTGCTGAGTGACTGCCGGGCCGTGCTTCAGGTGCTGGGACCCTGGTGTGCAGATAAGGCAGCAGGCATCATGGTGCGGGAGCTTCAGAAGTACATCAAACATGAGCAGGAGGAGCTCACCCGCAAGTTTCTGCTCTTCACCGACACCATCCTGCGCAAAGTGCACGCCCTGTGCGAGGAGCACTTCTCCCCCGCGTCACTGGATCTCAAGTTCGTCACCCCCAAGGTCCTCCGGCTGCTCGAGATCCTGCACGAATACAAGCCTTTCGAGCGGCAGCAGTTTGAAAGTGTCGAGTGGTACAACAACCGCAACCAGGACAACTATGTGTCCTGGAGCGACTCtgaggatgaagatgaggatgaggaggtggaggtcaaAGAGAGGCCTGAAGCCAACTTTCCCTCACCGTTTACCAACATCCTGTGTGGGATCATCTTCGTGGAGAGGCGCTACACAGCTGTCGTCCTCAATCG TCTGATCAAAGAAGCAGGGAAGCAGGACCCAGAGCTCGCTTACATCAGCAGCAACTTCATCACCGGCCACAGCATCGGCAAGAACCAGCCACGGAACAAGCAGATGGAGGTGGAGTTCAGGAAGCAGGAGGAG GTTCTCCGCAAATTCCGGGCTCATGAAACCAACCTGCTGATCGCCACCAGCATCGTGGAGGAAGGCGTGGACATCCCAAAGTGTAACCTGGTGGTGCGGTTCGACCTGCCCACAGAGTACCGGTCCTACGTCCAGTCCAAAGGCAGAGCTCGAGCACCCGTCTCCAACTACATCATGCTCGCTGACAGAGAGAGGACCCAAACATTCGAAGAAGACCTCACTACCTACAAGGCCATAGAAAAG ATCTTAAGGAACAAGTGCTCCAAGTCAGTGGAGGCGAGTGAGTATGAAGTGGAGCAGGTTCTGGACGATGACAACATTCTCCCTCCCTACGTGCTTCGCTCTGAGGATGGAGGTCCCCGGGTCACCATCAACACAGCCATAGGACACATTAACAG GTATTGTGCTCGGCTGCCCAGTGACCCTTTCACTCACTTAGCACCTAAGTGTAAAACTGCAGAGAAGCAGGGCGAACGCTTCCAGTCCACACTCTACTTACCCATCAACTCCCCTCTGCGAGTTCCTCTTAAG GGTCCTTCGATGATCTGTGCCAGACTGGCAGAGAAAGCAGTTGCTCTACTCTGTTGTGAGAAACTTCACAAAATAG GTGAGCTGGATGATCACCTGATGCCGGTGGGAAAGGAGACGGTGAAATATGAAGAGGAGCTGGACCTCCATGATGAGGAGGAGACCAGTGTACCAGGCCGGCCCGGCTCCACCAAGAGGAGGCAGTGCTACCCTAAAGCC ATACCAGAGTGTCTGCGGGACAGTTACGCTGTGCCAGAGCAGACGTACTACCTTTATGTGATTGGGATGGGGCTCACCACGCCGCTCCCTGATGAACTCAACTTTCGCAGGAGGAAGCTCTACCCACCGGAAGACACCACCAGGTGCTTCGGCATCCTGACTGCCAAGCCCATACCTCGA ATCCCCCATTTCCCGGTGTACACTCGCTCGGGTGAGGTGACCATCTCAATCGAGCTGCAGAAGTCCGGCTTCACGCTCAGCACCGCCCACCTCGACCTCATCACCCGCCTGCACCAGTACATCTTCTCCCATATCCTCCGCCTGGAGAAACCTGCACTGGAGTTCAAGCCCACGCTGGCTGACTCAGCTTACTGCGTTCTACCTCTGAATGTTG TTGAGGACTCCAACACACTAGATATGGACTTCAAGTTCATGGAGGACATTGAGAAGTCGGAGGCCCGCACTGGCATTCCTACCACTCAGTACACCAAGCAGAACCCCTTCACCTTCAAGCTGGAGGACTACCAGGATGCTGTCATCATTCCAAG GTATCGTAACTTTGACCAGCCTCATCGCTTCTATGTTGCCGATGTCTACACAGACCTGACGCCTCTCAGCAAGTTTCCTTCACCGGAGTATGAGACATTTGCTGAGTACTACAAAACCAAGTACAACCTGGACCTGTCCAACCTAAACCAGCCGCTTCTTGATGTAGACCACACCTCCTCAAG ACTGAACCTGTTAACCCCTCGGCACCTGAACCAGAAGGGCAAAGCCCTGCCACTCAGCAgtgcagagaagaggaaagcCAAGTGGGAGAGTCTGCAGAACAAACAG ATCCTGGTTCCAGAACTGTGTGCCATCCACCCCATCCCTGCCTCCCTGTGGAGGAAAGCAGTGTGTCTGCCCAGCATCCTCTACCGCCTCCACTGCCTTCTGACTGCCGAGGAGCTCCGAGCCCAGACAGCCAGTGAAGCTGGCGTAGGAGCTCAGACGCTCCCCCCTGACTTCAG GTACCCAAACCTGGACTTCGGCTGGAAGAGATCTATTGACAGCAAAACGTTCATCTCCTGCACTGACTCCTGCAGTGAAGATGAGGACGGTCCCTGTCAGCACCAAGAGACTGTATCCCCTGACCCCAACTCCCTGTTATGTCCTAGTAGTCCCGAGCAGGAGCCCCTTATGGACCTGGAGCCCGGAGAAGCGGCATGCACGAAAAACCTAACCAACGGCACTGCCCGAGTCACCAACTGTGATGGCGATGGCCACCGAGACGAGCACCTTCACCAACATGACAACTGCCAACGCTGTGAGCCCAGCTCCCCTGGGCTACAGAGTCCTGAATCAATACAAAGCACTACCTCAGTTCCTGTGCAGCCCTCTCCCAGCTTGAAGAAGCCCAGCTCCAGTCCTCCACAGCCTAGTGATGAATGTACACCAGGGAGGACCTCAGACCATGCAAATAAAGCTACCTCAATCTGCAGCCAGGAAGCTCCCACAGCACCTTCTCCTGATCCGCACAGAGCCGAGGCAAGAGACTCCCCCAAAAGCCTGGGGCCCAACCCTGGCCTCATCCTGCAGGCCCTGACCCTATCCAACGCCAGCGACGGCTTCAACCTGGAGCGGCTGGAGATGCTCGGAGACTCTTTCCTCAAGCATGCCATCACCACATACCTGTTCTGTACCTACCCTGATGCGCACGAGGGACGACTTAGCTACATGCGCAGCAAGAAG GTGAGCAACTGTAACCTGTACCGTCTGGGGAAGAAGAAAGGGCTCCCCAGCAGGATGGTGGTGTCCATCTTCGACCCCCCTGTTAACTGGCTGCCTCCTGGCTACGTGGTCAACCAGGACAAGAGCAGCACAGACATACTGGACTCAGAGGAG GCCAAAGAGGAGCTTCTGGCCAACGGGCAGTCTGGAAATGACTTTgatgaggacgaggaggagtgtgaggaggtggATGAGGAGGTGGATGAGGAAGGTGAGCTGATATTGAAAGAAGAGCCAAAGGATGAAGTGAACATGGAGGACGATCTGGAGTATTACAAGGAGCACATCAAGTTCATTGACAACATGCTGTTGGGCTCTGGTGCGTTTGGGAAGAAGATCTCCCTGAGCagcttccctccctccctcaccccaGCCTCAACCTCAACCTCCTCCCCCCCCGTGGAGTCTCCGCACGAATGGAAAGCCCCCAAGAAGCCCCTTCAGCCCACCACAGCCCACTGTCCCCCGGAGCCGGCGCCCAGCGGGCCCTCTGCCGAGGAGTTTGACTACAGCTCGTGGGACGCCATGTGCTACCTGGATCCCAGcaaggctggagaggaggacGACTTTGTGGTGGGCTTTTGGGATCCGTCTGAGGAGAATTGCGGCACAGAGCTCGGCAAGCAGTCGATCTCCTACGACCTGCACACGGAGCAGTGCATCGCCGACAAGAGCATTGCTGACTGTGTGGAGGCTCTGCTGGGCTGCTACTTGACCAGCtgtggagagagagcagcacagATGTTCCTCTGCTCACTGGGCCTCAAG GTGTTACCATTGGAGAGAGGGACCCTGACGGGCGCGCTGGTGCAAAGCTGTCACATCACCACCATCGACTTGTGCTACGGCTGGCTGAAGATCCCCCCCCGCTGCCTGCTGGACCATCCGGACGCAGAGCCAACTCTCAACCACCTCATCTCCGGCTTCGAGAACTTTGAAAGAAAGATCAACTACACCTTTCAGAACAAGGCTTACCTTCTGCAGGCCTTCACCCACGCTTCCTACCATTACAACACCATCACAG ATTGTTACCAGCGGCTGGAGTTCCTTGGCGATGCAATTTTAGACTACCTCATAACAAAGCACCTTTATGAAGACCCACGGCAGCACTCTCCCGGCGTGCTGACGGACCTGCGCTCTGCACTCGTCAACAACACCATCTTTGCCTCTCTGGCCGTCAAGTACGACTACCACAAGTACTTCAAGGCCATTTCGCCCGAGCTTTTCCACGTCATCGATGACTTTGTGCAGTTCCAGCTGGAGAAGAACGAGATGCAAGGCATGGACTCTGAG CTGCGACGCtctgaagaagacgaggagaaggaggaggacatCGAGGTCCCGAAGGCCATGGGGGATATTTTTGAGTCGCTAGCCGGTGCGATTTACATGGACAGCAGGATGTCATTGGAGACGGTGTGGCAAGTGTATTATCCAATGATGAGGCCACTTATAG AGAAATTCTCTGCCAATGTGCCACGCTCTCCTGTGagggagctgctggagatggaACCTGAAACTGCCAAGTTCAG TCCTGCAGAGAGAACGTATGATGGGAAGGTCCGGGTGACTGTGGAGGTCGTCGGTAAGGGCAAGTTCAAAGGAGTCGGCCGCAGCTACCGGATCGCCAAGTCGGCGGCGGCGCGACGAGCTCTGCGCAGCCTCAAAGCCAATCAACCTCAGGTCCAAAGCAACTGA